The following coding sequences lie in one Maribacter forsetii DSM 18668 genomic window:
- a CDS encoding cation:proton antiporter, translating to MLELAGIIILGILAQWVAWRLKLPAILPLILIGLIVGPLSTLYTEDGSKIIEPIWNGDKGLFPGEGLYYFVSLAISIILFEGGLTLKRSEIKNIGPVITKLITLGSLTTFFGAAFAAYFLFGLSWQLCFLFSALIIVTGPTVITPILRNIPLKKDVSAILKWEGILIDPIGALAAVLVYEFISVGEGQAYTMTALIEFAKILLFGFTFGFTFAHALTFLIKKNFIPHYLLNVVSLSVVLGVFVMSDVFAHESGLLAVVVMGMVMGNTNLPNIKELLYFKESLSILLISILFILLAANIDISDLELIFTWKTIALFLSIVLIIRPLGVFLSSIGSNLKFNEKLFISWVGPRGIVAAGIASLFGSKLLTKGEAGAEYITPLVFMIVLGTVLLNATTARVFAKLIGVFLNKSEGILILGASKVSRLIGEYLHKNDRHVVLIDNNQSNIDKAEKLGLEAISANIYSDNLTDNIELNDIGYLMALTANSDINKYAIDKFQDAFGENGSFRLVDADEMSDPENNPKEGLFSHTDDFIKLTEAARKFPAIHEIELHDTEHYEGLIEITKADADIVPLFLLDPEGDIHIITAFSKEFTDIQKGYKLAYLGKMFPNEDPDKEEAKES from the coding sequence ATGCTAGAGCTTGCTGGAATTATCATTTTAGGAATACTTGCTCAATGGGTGGCATGGCGCTTAAAACTACCTGCAATTTTACCCTTAATTCTTATAGGTTTAATCGTTGGTCCATTGTCAACATTGTATACTGAAGACGGGTCAAAAATTATTGAACCCATATGGAACGGAGACAAAGGTCTTTTTCCTGGAGAAGGGTTGTACTATTTTGTGTCGCTGGCAATAAGCATTATATTATTTGAAGGCGGACTAACGCTTAAGCGTTCAGAGATTAAAAATATTGGTCCGGTAATTACCAAATTAATCACTCTTGGTAGTTTAACCACCTTTTTTGGGGCGGCATTTGCAGCCTACTTTTTATTTGGACTTTCATGGCAGCTATGTTTCCTGTTTTCAGCTTTGATAATTGTAACGGGCCCTACGGTAATTACTCCTATTTTAAGGAATATTCCGCTTAAAAAAGATGTTTCCGCAATATTAAAATGGGAAGGTATTTTAATTGATCCCATTGGCGCATTGGCCGCGGTTTTAGTTTATGAATTTATTAGTGTAGGCGAAGGTCAGGCGTATACTATGACTGCATTGATCGAGTTTGCTAAAATATTATTATTTGGTTTTACTTTCGGATTCACTTTTGCTCACGCACTTACGTTTTTGATAAAGAAGAACTTTATTCCACATTATTTATTGAACGTAGTGTCATTATCCGTGGTTTTGGGAGTTTTTGTAATGTCAGATGTTTTTGCACATGAATCTGGCTTACTAGCTGTGGTTGTAATGGGTATGGTAATGGGAAATACCAATTTACCGAATATTAAAGAGCTATTATATTTCAAAGAATCTTTAAGTATTCTTTTGATATCCATACTGTTCATTTTACTGGCGGCTAATATTGATATTTCAGATTTAGAATTAATATTTACATGGAAAACGATAGCACTGTTCTTATCCATTGTATTGATTATTAGACCACTAGGGGTTTTCTTGAGCTCCATTGGTTCTAATTTAAAGTTCAATGAAAAGCTGTTTATTAGTTGGGTAGGTCCCAGGGGTATTGTAGCGGCAGGTATAGCATCTTTATTTGGATCTAAATTATTGACTAAAGGAGAGGCTGGAGCAGAATATATTACACCATTGGTATTCATGATTGTTCTTGGTACCGTTTTGTTAAATGCCACAACGGCTAGAGTGTTTGCTAAACTAATAGGGGTTTTTCTAAATAAGTCTGAAGGAATTTTGATTTTAGGGGCATCAAAAGTATCACGTTTAATAGGTGAATATCTCCATAAAAACGACAGGCACGTTGTATTAATTGACAATAACCAGTCTAATATTGATAAAGCCGAAAAATTAGGTTTAGAAGCTATTTCGGCGAATATATATTCAGACAATTTAACTGATAATATAGAACTGAATGATATTGGGTATTTAATGGCATTAACCGCAAACTCTGATATAAACAAATATGCCATAGATAAGTTTCAAGATGCATTTGGTGAGAACGGATCATTTAGATTGGTAGATGCAGATGAAATGTCTGACCCAGAAAACAACCCTAAAGAAGGTTTGTTTTCACATACGGATGATTTTATAAAATTGACCGAAGCAGCAAGAAAATTTCCGGCTATTCATGAAATAGAACTTCACGACACTGAGCATTATGAAGGTTTGATCGAGATTACAAAGGCAGACGCTGATATTGTTCCTTTGTTCCTTTTAGACCCAGAGGGTGATATTCACATTATTACGGCATTCAGTAAAGAATTTACAGATATTCAGAAAGGCTATAAACTGGCATATTTGGGTAAAATGTTTCCAAACGAAGACCCAGATAAAGAAGAAGCGAAAGAAAGCTAA
- a CDS encoding PAS domain S-box protein, whose amino-acid sequence MSFFLVLIITQFIAYQKYQLDQKTEQREIENRVSKLKVDLQNVLGQSFNTTHTLAFIVDQYGIPENFDSVAQLLLNSNKSIDAIELVNEKGIITHVYPLKGNEVIGLNILNDPDNKMGARTTLKKGDYYTAGPIYLRQGGSGIIGRKPMFKNGEFNGFASAVVRLSTVLNAIQLDTLNESNFSYELVKINLDQTEETFYASKNIPKEGATTLPLTTSQGEWKLYVYSNRDKYNSTAIIFSILGFLLAIVCGLLLWFLMRQPSKLNRLVDEKTALLKESQERYKMLIDEASDGIFLSDFKGNVLDANPFAIQMFKYSKQELLNKNIAELILSEDQDKLPENFARISEGELMRAEHKMIGKDGSIFYGEVSGKKLSDSTVLGIVRDVTKRKELELSVKENLVKFSKAYNNGFVGMVIKDENKRFLDANCYFLNLIGFSLEEIKGKTMHELGLVDMEEAVKTNPNLSAFINSDRVDKIEIELKTKNGQKLHLITSNEPYEYLGEKLSLSTYVDQTESKNTSIAIERSKKRYKQFTERISDAFVSFDQNWCFTDINAKAAKIVGMDPKEMLGKNVWEAFPSFKNSEAYAIYKGAVAKQVYTHFEQYHEEVGRWIENHIYPSSNGISIFFKDITYRKKTDEEKQRLVSIIENSPGFIGLATLEGKPLFLNDAGKKLVNLPKDIDPKSITIFDFFVDEYRDVIVNEHLPAIMEKGLWTGEVPLKNFKTNIPTPLEFSGFLIKDEKTNKPIAIGAIGFDLTERKKTQKEILALQSKMDAAIRIGKIGYWDFDMNTNTYICSPLIYTIYDISPDTILTTSFLETLIHPDDLELHRQNIREIIKEKNTHAFTYRIIVKDGSIKHLMVEIEIVRNSDNRAIDIKGTTIDITKQKEADFEILDLQSKMNAAIRIGNIGYWDFDFATQKINWSSKMYEIYDIALGTEITLDLIESILHSDDIEPHREVVKEAQYETDIVSFSYRVIHKDNSIKYLYVQMEVERDIDNVPIKYRGTTIDITKQKEANIEILDLQSKMNAAIRIGNIGYWHWDMTGNNVEWSKEMYAIHNIEPSTQMTPDLVREIIYHKDIAVLDKKLAEKNGESGSKPSNYRIQLKDNSFKYFLAFSEIIYDERGKPIIYHGTAMDITKNILSELALKESQEKFSKAFQTNLMGMLILDEQRHVIEANEMVYNILETSKEKLIGKKVIESKEILIDENERNRLWKKLEKEGEILNEEYKIELKSGVKKALIMSIAPLQLKQKINYLVNIYDDSKRKEAENRLETQYYELQKTNSELDSFVYSASHELRAPLSSVLGLIQLIQMEDVDPKLFQHLNMMEKSIERLDDFIKDIIEYSRNKHLALSLDSINFTNLIEHSIESLWYLENTQKINIKINVIDKVDFVSDSKRISVLLNNFISNAIKYHNINKNNATIWVDVKTTKKEAVLIIKDNGVGIAEEQLEKIFEMFYRVSSKVMGSGIGLFIVQEVVSKLNGTIDVRSKIGNGTTFTIKIPNKTGK is encoded by the coding sequence TTGTCATTTTTTCTAGTTCTGATTATTACTCAATTTATTGCTTATCAAAAATACCAGTTAGATCAAAAAACGGAACAGCGAGAAATTGAAAATAGAGTATCAAAATTAAAAGTTGATTTACAGAACGTACTTGGTCAAAGTTTCAATACTACACATACTTTGGCTTTTATTGTTGACCAATACGGCATACCAGAAAATTTTGATAGTGTAGCTCAATTACTTTTAAACAGTAACAAAAGTATTGATGCCATAGAATTAGTAAATGAAAAAGGAATAATTACCCATGTGTATCCATTAAAAGGAAATGAGGTTATTGGATTGAATATTCTAAATGATCCCGATAATAAAATGGGGGCTAGGACTACTCTTAAAAAAGGTGATTATTACACCGCCGGACCTATCTATTTAAGACAAGGTGGTTCAGGTATTATTGGACGAAAACCTATGTTCAAAAATGGCGAATTTAATGGGTTTGCATCAGCTGTTGTACGTCTGTCAACTGTGTTAAATGCTATTCAACTTGATACATTAAACGAATCTAATTTCTCATATGAGTTAGTAAAAATTAATCTAGACCAAACTGAAGAAACTTTTTATGCATCTAAAAATATTCCTAAAGAAGGCGCCACTACATTACCGTTAACTACAAGTCAAGGAGAATGGAAGCTATATGTGTATTCAAACAGAGACAAATATAATTCCACTGCTATAATATTCTCTATTTTAGGTTTTCTACTCGCAATCGTTTGCGGTTTACTGTTATGGTTTTTAATGCGGCAGCCTTCAAAGCTTAACAGATTAGTTGATGAAAAAACAGCTCTACTTAAAGAAAGTCAAGAGCGCTATAAAATGCTTATAGACGAAGCTTCCGATGGTATTTTTCTATCAGATTTTAAGGGTAATGTACTAGATGCCAACCCATTTGCCATTCAAATGTTCAAGTATAGCAAACAAGAACTTTTAAATAAAAATATTGCGGAATTGATATTGTCAGAAGACCAAGATAAGCTTCCTGAAAATTTCGCTAGAATTAGCGAAGGCGAATTAATGCGTGCCGAACATAAAATGATAGGAAAAGATGGCTCTATATTTTATGGAGAGGTGAGCGGTAAAAAATTAAGTGATTCTACCGTATTGGGTATTGTAAGAGATGTAACCAAAAGGAAAGAGCTTGAATTATCTGTCAAAGAAAATTTGGTAAAGTTCAGTAAAGCTTACAATAACGGTTTTGTTGGTATGGTCATCAAAGATGAAAATAAGCGCTTTCTTGATGCCAATTGTTATTTTCTAAATTTAATAGGTTTTTCGTTAGAAGAGATAAAAGGAAAAACTATGCATGAACTAGGGCTAGTAGATATGGAGGAAGCTGTAAAGACGAACCCCAATCTAAGTGCCTTTATTAACTCTGATCGCGTTGATAAAATTGAAATAGAACTAAAGACCAAGAACGGGCAAAAACTGCATTTAATTACATCAAATGAACCTTACGAGTATTTAGGGGAAAAACTTAGTTTAAGTACATACGTTGATCAAACCGAATCAAAAAATACCAGCATAGCTATTGAGAGAAGTAAAAAAAGGTATAAGCAGTTTACAGAACGAATTTCAGATGCCTTTGTAAGTTTTGATCAAAATTGGTGCTTTACAGATATCAATGCTAAAGCAGCCAAAATTGTTGGAATGGATCCTAAAGAAATGCTAGGAAAAAATGTTTGGGAAGCGTTTCCATCATTTAAAAATTCAGAAGCTTACGCGATTTACAAAGGAGCTGTTGCAAAACAGGTATACACCCATTTTGAACAATACCACGAAGAGGTAGGTCGATGGATTGAAAATCACATCTATCCATCTTCTAATGGAATATCAATCTTTTTCAAAGACATCACTTATAGAAAAAAAACAGATGAAGAAAAACAGCGACTTGTTTCCATAATAGAAAATAGTCCCGGTTTTATTGGGTTGGCAACACTAGAAGGTAAGCCGCTTTTCTTAAATGATGCCGGTAAAAAATTGGTGAATTTACCTAAAGATATTGACCCAAAAAGTATCACGATATTTGACTTTTTTGTAGATGAGTACAGAGATGTTATAGTAAATGAGCACCTGCCCGCTATTATGGAGAAAGGACTATGGACAGGTGAAGTTCCTCTCAAAAACTTTAAAACCAATATACCTACTCCTTTAGAATTTTCCGGTTTCTTAATTAAAGATGAGAAAACCAACAAACCAATTGCAATAGGTGCTATTGGGTTCGATTTAACCGAACGTAAAAAAACCCAAAAAGAAATTCTTGCCTTACAAAGCAAAATGGACGCTGCAATAAGAATTGGTAAAATTGGTTATTGGGATTTTGATATGAACACGAATACGTATATCTGTTCCCCTTTGATCTATACTATTTATGATATAAGCCCAGATACCATTTTGACAACATCTTTTCTTGAAACTCTTATTCATCCAGATGATTTAGAATTACATCGTCAAAACATAAGAGAGATAATTAAAGAAAAAAACACTCATGCCTTTACCTACAGAATCATTGTTAAAGATGGTTCTATAAAACATTTAATGGTAGAAATTGAGATTGTCAGAAATTCTGACAATAGAGCAATTGATATTAAAGGAACGACTATTGATATTACAAAACAAAAAGAGGCTGATTTTGAAATTCTAGATTTACAGTCTAAAATGAATGCGGCCATAAGAATAGGGAATATAGGGTACTGGGACTTTGATTTTGCAACTCAAAAAATTAATTGGTCTTCTAAAATGTATGAAATATACGATATCGCTTTAGGCACCGAGATTACCTTAGATCTAATCGAAAGTATATTACACTCAGACGATATTGAACCTCACCGTGAAGTTGTAAAAGAAGCTCAATACGAAACCGATATAGTATCATTTTCATATAGAGTTATCCATAAAGATAATTCCATAAAATATTTATACGTTCAAATGGAGGTAGAACGAGATATTGATAATGTGCCAATTAAATATAGAGGAACGACTATTGATATTACAAAACAAAAAGAAGCTAATATTGAAATTCTAGATTTACAGTCTAAAATGAATGCAGCTATAAGAATAGGCAATATAGGGTATTGGCATTGGGACATGACCGGCAATAATGTAGAATGGTCTAAAGAAATGTATGCAATTCATAATATAGAGCCTAGCACACAAATGACTCCAGACTTGGTTAGAGAAATCATTTATCACAAAGATATAGCTGTTTTAGATAAAAAACTTGCAGAAAAAAATGGAGAAAGCGGATCTAAACCCAGTAATTACAGAATACAACTTAAAGACAATTCATTTAAATATTTTTTGGCCTTTTCCGAAATAATTTATGATGAAAGAGGCAAACCTATTATTTACCATGGTACGGCTATGGATATTACCAAAAACATACTATCAGAATTAGCACTTAAAGAAAGTCAAGAGAAATTCTCTAAAGCTTTTCAAACCAATCTTATGGGTATGCTCATTTTAGATGAGCAAAGACACGTAATCGAAGCTAATGAAATGGTGTATAACATTTTAGAGACCTCTAAGGAAAAATTGATAGGTAAGAAGGTCATTGAGTCTAAAGAAATTTTAATAGATGAAAATGAAAGAAATAGACTTTGGAAAAAACTTGAAAAAGAAGGTGAGATATTGAACGAAGAATATAAAATTGAACTTAAAAGTGGCGTAAAAAAAGCACTCATAATGTCTATTGCACCATTGCAATTAAAACAGAAAATCAATTATTTGGTCAATATATACGATGATTCAAAAAGAAAAGAAGCAGAGAATAGGCTAGAGACACAATATTATGAACTACAAAAAACCAATTCAGAATTAGATAGTTTTGTTTATAGCGCATCTCATGAATTAAGAGCGCCTTTATCTTCTGTTTTAGGGCTTATTCAGCTAATTCAAATGGAAGATGTGGACCCAAAATTATTTCAGCATTTGAATATGATGGAAAAATCAATCGAAAGATTAGATGATTTTATCAAAGATATTATAGAATATTCTAGAAATAAGCACCTAGCTCTTAGCTTAGATTCTATAAATTTTACTAACTTAATAGAACATTCTATTGAAAGTTTATGGTATTTAGAAAATACTCAAAAAATAAATATCAAAATTAATGTTATAGATAAGGTAGATTTTGTATCAGATAGTAAGAGAATATCCGTTTTATTGAATAATTTTATATCTAATGCCATCAAGTATCATAATATCAATAAAAATAATGCCACTATTTGGGTCGATGTTAAAACTACCAAAAAAGAAGCCGTTTTAATTATTAAAGATAACGGGGTTGGTATAGCAGAAGAACAACTAGAAAAGATATTTGAAATGTTCTATAGGGTATCTTCAAAAGTAATGGGCTCTGGTATTGGACTCTTTATAGTACAAGAAGTGGTATCTAAACTGAATG